One window from the genome of Sandaracinaceae bacterium encodes:
- a CDS encoding GGDEF domain-containing protein, producing the protein MDSDIKTRVTPLEDLKLPVKDGQDCLVIIYSSDARQFGKRYLLTADSVSIGRGSENEVVLENDAVSRKHAVIEKRQRMYYVSDLESTNGTYVNDSLVRDYQLRRGDQIKIGDTILKFLSGSDMEAQYHETIYKMTIVDGLTGVNNKRFFLDAMDREIPRARRHQRPLSLVMMDLDHFKGINDTFGHLAGDFVLKEFAQLVKARLRPDDILARYGGEEFAVILPETDRDGAHKIADELRRMVAAHRFEFEREPVRVTLSCGVAQLAEGWDVLQFVKAADDRLYHAKNSGRNQVAS; encoded by the coding sequence ATGGACTCCGACATCAAGACGCGCGTCACTCCGCTGGAGGACCTCAAGCTTCCGGTGAAAGACGGCCAGGATTGCCTGGTGATCATCTATTCGTCGGACGCGCGCCAGTTCGGCAAGCGCTACCTCCTCACCGCGGACTCGGTCAGCATCGGGCGTGGGAGCGAGAACGAAGTGGTGCTCGAGAACGACGCGGTGTCCCGCAAGCACGCGGTCATCGAGAAGCGTCAGCGCATGTACTACGTGAGCGACTTGGAGTCGACGAACGGCACCTACGTGAACGACTCGCTCGTGCGCGACTACCAGCTGCGCCGCGGCGATCAGATCAAGATCGGGGACACCATCCTCAAGTTCCTCTCCGGCTCGGACATGGAGGCCCAGTACCACGAGACCATCTACAAGATGACCATCGTGGACGGGCTCACGGGGGTGAACAACAAGCGCTTCTTCTTGGACGCGATGGACCGCGAGATCCCGCGCGCCCGTCGCCACCAGCGGCCGCTCTCGCTCGTCATGATGGACCTCGATCACTTCAAGGGCATCAACGACACGTTCGGGCACTTGGCCGGAGACTTCGTCCTCAAGGAGTTCGCGCAGCTCGTGAAGGCGCGGCTGCGCCCGGACGACATCCTCGCCCGCTACGGCGGCGAGGAGTTTGCGGTGATCCTGCCCGAGACCGACCGTGACGGCGCCCACAAGATCGCCGACGAGCTGCGCCGGATGGTCGCCGCACACCGGTTCGAGTTCGAGCGTGAGCCCGTGCGCGTGACGCTCAGCTGTGGCGTCGCCCAGCTCGCCGAGGGCTGGGACGTGCTGCAGTTCGTCAAAGCGGCCGACGACCGCCTGTATCACGCGAAGAACTCAGGCCGGAACCAGGTCGCGTC
- a CDS encoding CPBP family intramembrane metalloprotease produces the protein MGAAVVVYGLLTAAALLLTGLRGRSPLSLPTDEAWLAGAIPALTMRTALSLAIGLGLGACAVRATKLLVTRTRWAMRLHVELRAMVGPLSGARIAFFAVTSGVTEEIFFRGALQPLAGVWLTSALFGAVHVGPNRTFLPWTLWAAFMGLLFGLSYQLTGSLLGPVVAHIVVNYENLHYLVSYDPVTVARERRITPEAPTLVGARVRTSGRSTPAEPR, from the coding sequence ATGGGAGCCGCCGTCGTGGTGTACGGCCTGCTGACCGCCGCCGCGCTCCTCCTCACGGGGCTCCGCGGACGGAGTCCCCTGTCCCTACCCACGGACGAAGCCTGGCTCGCCGGCGCGATACCGGCGCTGACCATGCGCACGGCGCTGTCCTTGGCGATCGGCTTGGGCCTCGGCGCCTGCGCCGTGCGCGCGACCAAGCTCTTGGTCACCCGCACGCGCTGGGCCATGCGCTTGCACGTGGAGCTCCGCGCGATGGTGGGACCGTTGTCGGGTGCCCGCATCGCGTTCTTCGCGGTGACCTCGGGCGTGACCGAAGAGATCTTCTTCCGCGGGGCGCTCCAGCCCTTGGCTGGTGTGTGGCTCACGTCGGCGCTGTTCGGCGCGGTGCACGTCGGCCCGAACCGCACGTTCCTTCCGTGGACCCTGTGGGCCGCGTTCATGGGGTTGCTGTTCGGATTGTCGTACCAGCTCACGGGTTCGCTGTTGGGTCCGGTCGTGGCCCACATCGTCGTGAACTACGAGAACCTGCACTATCTCGTGTCCTACGACCCGGTCACCGTGGCACGTGAGCGGCGCATCACCCCCGAAGCGCCCACGTTGGTCGGGGCCCGGGTGCGGACGAGTGGCCGGTCGACCCCGGCGGAGCCCCGATGA
- a CDS encoding response regulator: MTSSPTPTNDSPRLLVVDDEKVIREILADFLSMEGFWVRTAEDGAAALVELSRTHYDLVLSDLKMPNMGGLELLESIAKHMPNVVTVIMTGFGTVETAIDAMKRGAYDYILKPFKVEEVVHTIRRGLEKQKLAAENIRLKEALSLYKVSEAIANSLSLDQVLRTVMDAALHEIEADVVTVILDNGEGSFFVRAEERNPRFRRSGSTGEFDIDALKERFNDDRPLREHGAAALPFYAKVPEAGDPVSLIVTPLRIRGKLSGMVCCASYTAGKRYDEGLRKLQQIITNRASAAIENAHLYEDLQATFRQTIRGLASAIDKMDRYTAGHSERVAAYAQILALKLGLPHEQVEIVRQAALMHDIGKIGCVMNLNKPGKLSQEEYEVFKMHPAHGRDILEPISFLHPLIPGVHLHHERWDGLGYPLGLKAQDIPLIARIISVADTYDAMTSDRAYRKALPHEVATSEINRCSGSQFDPDVAQLFLGTVEDYRCDSGNIDVVIREME; this comes from the coding sequence ATGACGTCCAGTCCTACCCCTACCAACGACTCCCCACGCCTGCTCGTCGTCGACGACGAGAAAGTCATCCGCGAGATCCTCGCGGATTTCCTGTCCATGGAGGGGTTCTGGGTGCGCACCGCCGAGGACGGCGCGGCGGCTCTGGTCGAGCTGTCGCGCACCCACTACGACCTGGTCCTGAGCGACCTGAAGATGCCCAACATGGGCGGGCTCGAGTTGCTCGAGTCGATCGCCAAGCACATGCCGAACGTGGTCACGGTCATCATGACCGGGTTCGGCACGGTGGAGACCGCGATCGACGCGATGAAGCGCGGGGCCTACGACTACATCCTCAAGCCGTTCAAGGTGGAGGAGGTGGTCCACACGATCCGACGCGGCCTCGAGAAGCAGAAGCTCGCGGCCGAGAACATCCGGTTGAAAGAGGCGCTGTCGCTCTACAAGGTGAGCGAAGCCATCGCCAACAGCCTCTCGCTGGACCAGGTGCTGCGGACGGTGATGGACGCGGCGCTCCACGAGATCGAGGCGGACGTCGTGACGGTCATCCTCGACAACGGCGAGGGGTCGTTCTTCGTCCGCGCGGAGGAGCGCAACCCCCGCTTCCGACGGAGCGGGAGCACGGGCGAGTTCGACATCGACGCGCTGAAGGAGCGCTTCAACGACGACCGACCCCTCCGCGAGCACGGCGCGGCCGCGCTGCCGTTCTACGCCAAGGTGCCCGAGGCAGGCGATCCGGTGTCGCTGATCGTCACGCCGCTGCGCATCCGCGGGAAGCTGAGCGGGATGGTGTGCTGCGCCAGCTACACGGCGGGCAAGCGCTACGACGAGGGCTTGCGGAAGCTACAGCAGATCATCACCAACCGCGCCTCGGCCGCCATCGAGAACGCGCACTTGTACGAAGACCTGCAGGCCACCTTCCGGCAGACCATCCGCGGGTTGGCGAGCGCCATCGACAAGATGGATCGCTACACGGCGGGCCACAGCGAGCGGGTCGCGGCTTACGCGCAGATCCTCGCGCTCAAGCTGGGACTGCCCCACGAGCAGGTGGAGATCGTCCGACAGGCAGCGCTCATGCACGACATCGGCAAGATCGGCTGCGTGATGAACCTGAACAAGCCGGGCAAGCTGTCGCAGGAGGAGTACGAGGTCTTCAAGATGCATCCGGCGCACGGGCGGGACATCCTCGAGCCCATCTCGTTCTTGCACCCGCTCATCCCGGGTGTGCACCTACATCACGAGCGCTGGGACGGGCTGGGTTATCCGCTGGGTCTCAAGGCGCAGGACATCCCGCTCATCGCGCGCATCATCAGCGTGGCGGACACCTACGACGCAATGACGAGCGACCGTGCGTACCGCAAGGCCCTGCCACACGAGGTGGCCACCAGCGAGATCAACCGCTGCAGCGGTTCGCAGTTCGACCCGGACGTGGCACAGCTGTTCCTCGGCACGGTGGAGGACTACCGCTGCGACAGCGGCAACATCGACGTCGTGATCCGCGAGATGGAATAG